A single Streptomyces mirabilis DNA region contains:
- the glmM gene encoding phosphoglucosamine mutase: MGRLFGTDGVRGVANADLTAELALGLSVAAAHVLAEAGTFEGHRPVAVVGRDPRASGEFLEAAVVAGLASAGVDVLLVGVLPTPAVAYLTGALGADLGVMLSASHNAMPDNGIKFFARGGHKLADELEDRIEGVYEEHRTGAPWDRPTGAGVGRVRAYDQGLDQYVAHLLGVLPNRLDGLKVVLDEAHGAAARVSPEAFTQAGAEIITIGASPDGLNINDGCGSTHLDLLKAAVVEHGADLGIAHDGDADRCLAVDHTGAEVDGDQILAVLALAMRERSALRSDTVVATVMSNLGFKLAMEREGVSLIQTAVGDRYVLEEMKEHNYALGGEQSGHVIILDHATTGDGTLTGLLLAARIAQTGRTLQDLASVMERLPQVLINVPDVDRTRVQSSAELATAVAEAERELGSTGRVLLRPSGTEPLVRVMVEAADIDHARSVAGRLADAVKSALG, from the coding sequence GTGGGACGACTCTTCGGCACGGACGGCGTGCGCGGTGTCGCCAACGCGGATCTGACGGCCGAGCTGGCGCTCGGTCTCTCCGTGGCGGCGGCACATGTGCTGGCCGAGGCGGGTACGTTCGAGGGCCACCGGCCGGTGGCAGTGGTCGGGCGGGACCCACGTGCGTCCGGGGAGTTCCTGGAAGCGGCCGTGGTCGCGGGCCTGGCCAGCGCGGGTGTGGACGTCCTGCTCGTCGGTGTGCTGCCCACCCCCGCGGTGGCGTACCTCACCGGTGCGCTGGGCGCCGACCTCGGCGTGATGCTCTCGGCCAGCCACAACGCCATGCCCGACAACGGCATCAAGTTCTTCGCCCGCGGCGGCCACAAGCTCGCCGACGAGCTGGAGGACAGGATCGAGGGCGTCTACGAGGAGCACCGCACCGGCGCTCCCTGGGACCGGCCCACCGGCGCCGGGGTCGGGCGCGTGCGCGCGTACGACCAGGGGCTCGACCAGTACGTCGCCCACCTCCTCGGCGTGCTCCCGAACCGTCTCGACGGCCTGAAGGTCGTCCTCGACGAGGCGCACGGCGCCGCCGCCCGAGTGTCTCCCGAGGCCTTCACACAGGCCGGTGCCGAGATCATCACGATCGGCGCCTCGCCCGACGGCCTGAACATCAACGACGGCTGCGGCTCCACCCACCTCGACCTCCTGAAGGCCGCCGTCGTCGAGCACGGGGCCGACCTCGGCATCGCGCACGACGGCGACGCCGACCGCTGCCTCGCCGTGGACCACACGGGTGCCGAGGTGGACGGCGACCAGATCCTGGCCGTACTCGCGCTGGCGATGCGGGAGCGTTCCGCACTGCGCTCCGACACCGTCGTCGCGACGGTCATGTCCAACCTGGGCTTCAAACTGGCCATGGAGCGCGAGGGCGTCTCCCTCATCCAGACCGCGGTCGGCGACCGCTATGTCCTGGAGGAGATGAAGGAGCACAACTACGCGCTCGGCGGCGAGCAGTCCGGGCACGTGATCATCCTCGACCACGCCACCACCGGTGACGGCACGCTGACCGGCCTGCTGCTGGCGGCCCGGATCGCCCAGACCGGCCGTACGCTCCAGGACCTCGCGTCCGTCATGGAGCGGCTGCCGCAGGTTCTCATCAACGTCCCCGACGTCGACCGCACCCGGGTGCAGAGCTCCGCGGAACTCGCGACCGCGGTCGCCGAGGCCGAGCGGGAACTCGGCTCCACCGGCCGCGTGCTGCTGCGCCCCTCCGGCACCGAGCCGCTCGTCCGGGTCATGGTCGAGGCCGCCGACATCGACCACGCACGGTCGGTGGCGGGCCGGCTCGCGGACGCGGTCAAGTCGGCGCTGGGCTAG
- the rpsI gene encoding 30S ribosomal protein S9 has translation MAETTVEQPVEETELVDIENYTTESEVPVEGEYTSESLAGRFGDPQPAAGLGRRKNAIARVRIVPGTGKWKINGRTLEDYFPNKVHQQEVNEPFKVLELDNRYDVIARISGGGVSGQAGALRLGVARALNEADVDNNRPALKKAGFLKRDDRAVERKKAGLKKARKAPQYSKR, from the coding sequence GTGGCCGAGACCACCGTTGAGCAGCCGGTCGAAGAGACTGAGCTCGTCGACATCGAGAACTACACCACCGAGTCCGAGGTCCCCGTCGAGGGTGAGTACACCTCGGAGTCGCTCGCGGGCCGCTTCGGTGACCCGCAGCCGGCCGCCGGCCTGGGCCGTCGCAAGAACGCCATCGCCCGCGTCCGGATCGTCCCGGGCACCGGCAAGTGGAAGATCAACGGTCGCACCCTTGAGGACTACTTCCCCAACAAGGTGCACCAGCAGGAAGTCAACGAGCCCTTCAAGGTGCTCGAGCTCGACAACCGCTACGACGTCATCGCCCGCATCTCGGGTGGCGGCGTCTCCGGTCAGGCCGGTGCGCTCCGTCTCGGTGTCGCCCGCGCGCTGAACGAGGCGGACGTGGACAACAACCGCCCGGCCCTGAAGAAGGCCGGCTTCCTCAAGCGCGACGACCGTGCGGTCGAGCGCAAGAAGGCCGGTCTCAAGAAGGCCCGTAAGGCTCCGCAGTACAGCAAGCGTTAA
- the rplM gene encoding 50S ribosomal protein L13 yields the protein MRTYSPKPGDITRQWYVIDAQDVVLGRLATTAANILRGKHKPIFAPHVDAGDFVIIINADKVHLSGNKKTQKLAYRHSGYPGGLRSVRYDELLAKNPEKAVEKAIKGMIPKNTLGRQVLSKLKVYAGENHPHAAQQPVPFEITQVAQ from the coding sequence GTGCGTACGTACAGCCCCAAGCCCGGCGACATCACTCGCCAGTGGTACGTCATCGACGCCCAGGATGTCGTCCTGGGCCGTCTGGCGACCACTGCCGCGAACATCCTGCGGGGCAAGCACAAGCCGATCTTTGCGCCGCACGTCGATGCTGGTGACTTCGTCATCATCATCAACGCCGACAAGGTGCACCTCTCCGGCAACAAGAAGACCCAGAAGCTGGCGTACCGCCACTCCGGTTACCCGGGTGGTCTGCGCTCCGTCCGTTACGACGAGCTGCTGGCGAAGAACCCCGAGAAGGCCGTCGAGAAGGCCATCAAGGGCATGATCCCCAAGAACACCCTGGGCCGTCAGGTGCTCTCGAAGCTGAAGGTCTACGCGGGCGAGAACCACCCGCACGCTGCCCAGCAGCCGGTCCCGTTCGAGATCACCCAGGTCGCGCAGTAG